The following proteins are co-located in the Microbacterium sp. SORGH_AS_0888 genome:
- a CDS encoding 2-phosphosulfolactate phosphatase, with the protein MPSAFDQSRYQVRLEWGAEGLARLAPADVVVLVDVLTETTVLTDAAARGEAVPAPASLAAAIAAAGEALVLAGSLRNASAVARAALAEQHRRGARTSIAIVPLGEQGRVTVEDQFGAGAVIDALAAIGIDHTSPESAAASEAFRGLRRALRHLLTASGSGQALLDAGRRDEVLAAAEIDAAHVVPVLRDGVFVAD; encoded by the coding sequence ATGCCGTCAGCGTTCGATCAGTCCCGGTACCAGGTCCGCCTCGAATGGGGTGCCGAGGGGCTCGCCCGTCTCGCTCCCGCCGATGTCGTCGTGCTCGTGGACGTGCTCACGGAGACGACGGTGCTGACGGATGCGGCGGCCCGCGGTGAGGCCGTGCCGGCGCCCGCGTCGCTCGCCGCCGCGATCGCCGCCGCGGGTGAGGCGCTGGTGCTCGCGGGCAGCCTGCGCAACGCCTCGGCCGTCGCACGGGCCGCGTTGGCCGAGCAGCACCGTCGCGGAGCACGCACCTCCATCGCGATCGTGCCCCTCGGCGAGCAGGGACGTGTCACGGTGGAGGACCAGTTCGGCGCCGGCGCGGTGATCGACGCCCTCGCCGCCATCGGCATCGATCACACGTCGCCGGAGTCGGCCGCCGCGAGCGAGGCGTTCCGGGGGCTCCGCCGGGCGCTCCGCCACCTGCTGACCGCCTCGGGCTCGGGGCAGGCGCTGCTGGATGCCGGACGTCGCGACGAGGTGCTCGCCGCGGCCGAGATCGACGCGGCGCACGTCGTGCCGGTGCTTCGGGACGGCGTCTTCGTCGCGGACTGA
- a CDS encoding FtsX-like permease family protein, whose product MSARTADSASRDLAVPTRGPGPGRSRREREPGMGASVLVAAISTAFAVLLLSATELIAALMRADSILGESGTVLVVLSIMTVLLVGLAVYVASIVVANTFATIVAGRTRRIALMRLIGASARSERRAIARQGLAVGAVGAVLGLVGGTAVAMAGVAVLESALSLHPEGMQLVRPVLLLPAAIVVLTTWAAAWAGSRRVLTVTPLQALGDAGEPPFARVARRTVRNVVAIVLFVLGAALLGLGVLTGMVTPLGVVIAFFGGVFSFTGIVLGATLVMPPLLRLVGRAFGRSATARLAAENALRSPERSSRMAIGVVMGVTLVTMFAVALQTVKAVLSDAVGGEMPPELATGIDTFSAVMMALIAVSAVIAGVGLVNLLVLGVVQRRRELALLRTLGLSNGQVRTMVLLEATHVTVTAVVTGLVLGIGYGWAGAQSLLGSVPTVSGEAPLVAPALPAAPLIAIVAATALLTVVAAVVPTRLATRVTPVAALASA is encoded by the coding sequence GTGAGCGCGCGCACGGCGGACTCCGCGAGCCGCGACCTCGCCGTCCCGACTCGCGGCCCGGGGCCCGGCCGCTCGCGTCGCGAGCGCGAGCCGGGGATGGGGGCGAGCGTGCTCGTCGCGGCGATCTCCACCGCCTTCGCCGTGCTGCTGCTCTCGGCCACCGAGCTCATCGCGGCCCTGATGCGCGCGGACTCGATCCTCGGCGAGTCCGGCACGGTGCTGGTCGTGCTCTCCATCATGACCGTGCTGCTGGTGGGCCTCGCCGTCTACGTCGCCTCGATCGTCGTCGCCAACACGTTCGCCACGATCGTCGCGGGGCGCACCCGCCGGATCGCCCTCATGCGCCTGATCGGCGCCTCGGCGCGCTCGGAGCGACGAGCGATCGCCCGTCAGGGGCTCGCCGTGGGCGCCGTCGGCGCCGTCCTCGGCCTCGTCGGCGGCACGGCCGTCGCCATGGCCGGCGTGGCCGTCCTCGAGTCGGCGCTCTCGCTCCACCCCGAGGGGATGCAGCTCGTGCGCCCCGTGCTGCTGCTGCCGGCCGCGATCGTCGTGCTGACGACCTGGGCGGCCGCGTGGGCCGGGTCGCGCCGGGTCCTGACCGTGACCCCGCTGCAGGCGCTGGGGGATGCGGGCGAGCCGCCCTTCGCCCGGGTGGCGCGCCGGACGGTGCGCAACGTCGTCGCGATCGTGCTGTTCGTGCTCGGTGCGGCGCTGCTCGGGCTCGGCGTGCTCACGGGCATGGTCACCCCCCTCGGGGTCGTGATCGCGTTCTTCGGGGGCGTGTTCTCGTTCACCGGCATCGTGCTGGGCGCGACGCTGGTCATGCCGCCGCTCCTGCGGCTGGTCGGTCGGGCCTTCGGACGCTCCGCGACGGCGCGGCTCGCCGCCGAGAACGCGCTCCGCAGCCCCGAGCGCTCGAGCCGCATGGCGATCGGGGTCGTCATGGGAGTGACGCTCGTGACGATGTTCGCTGTCGCGCTGCAGACCGTGAAGGCCGTGCTCTCGGATGCCGTCGGCGGCGAGATGCCGCCCGAGCTCGCGACGGGCATCGACACGTTCTCGGCCGTCATGATGGCTCTCATCGCGGTCTCGGCCGTCATCGCCGGCGTGGGCCTCGTGAACCTCCTCGTGCTCGGCGTCGTGCAGCGGCGCCGGGAGCTGGCGCTGCTGCGCACGCTCGGGCTCTCGAACGGGCAGGTGCGCACGATGGTGCTGCTCGAGGCGACGCACGTGACGGTCACCGCGGTCGTCACGGGGCTCGTCCTGGGGATCGGCTACGGCTGGGCCGGTGCGCAGTCGCTGCTCGGCTCGGTGCCGACGGTGAGCGGCGAGGCGCCGCTCGTCGCCCCCGCGCTGCCGGCGGCCCCCCTGATCGCGATCGTCGCAGCGACCGCGCTCCTCACCGTCGTCGCCGCGGTCGTGCCGACACGCCTCGCGACCCGGGTGACGCCCGTCGCGGCGTTGGCGAGCGCCTGA
- a CDS encoding ABC transporter ATP-binding protein, producing the protein MHIPSSELGFAARVERLTKTYGTGEGEVRALDSVSVGIRRGEFTAIMGPSGSGKSTLMHMMAGLDAPTSGRVWVGDTEIGRLGDAELTLLRRRRIGFVFQAFNLVPTLDVIGNITLPFDLDGRRPTSLERARIDELVETLGLAGRLRHRPHELSGGQQQRVAIARALAGAPDLVFADEPTGNLDSRTGREVLGLLQRASREKGQTIAMVTHDPIAASHADRVLYLGDGRVVADSRGQSAEQIAAYMLASEVAA; encoded by the coding sequence ATGCACATTCCATCCAGCGAACTGGGGTTCGCCGCCCGCGTCGAGCGGCTGACCAAGACCTACGGCACCGGCGAAGGCGAGGTGCGCGCGCTCGACTCCGTCAGCGTCGGCATCCGCCGTGGCGAGTTCACGGCGATCATGGGCCCTTCGGGGTCCGGGAAGTCCACGCTCATGCACATGATGGCGGGGCTCGACGCGCCGACATCCGGGCGTGTGTGGGTCGGCGACACCGAGATCGGCAGGCTCGGCGACGCGGAGCTGACGCTGCTGCGCCGCCGACGCATCGGGTTCGTCTTCCAGGCGTTCAACCTCGTGCCGACCCTCGACGTCATCGGCAACATCACGCTGCCCTTCGACCTCGACGGGCGGCGTCCGACATCGCTCGAGCGGGCGCGCATCGACGAGCTCGTCGAGACGCTCGGACTCGCAGGCCGTCTCCGTCACCGGCCGCACGAGCTGTCCGGCGGACAGCAGCAGCGTGTCGCGATCGCACGGGCCCTCGCCGGTGCGCCGGACCTCGTGTTCGCCGACGAGCCGACCGGGAACCTCGACTCGCGCACGGGCCGGGAGGTGCTCGGGCTGCTCCAGCGGGCGAGCCGGGAGAAGGGGCAGACGATCGCGATGGTGACGCACGATCCGATCGCGGCCTCGCACGCCGACCGTGTGCTCTACCTCGGCGACGGTCGGGTCGTCGCGGACTCCCGCGGACAGAGCGCCGAGCAGATCGCGGCGTACATGCTCGCGTCGGAGGTGGCGGCGTGA
- a CDS encoding response regulator transcription factor — protein sequence MTDEAIRVVLVDDQALFRAGIRMMVDSQPDLRVVGEAGDGREGVGVVRRARPDVVLMDIRMPVLDGIAATTELLGDPDPPRIIMLTTFDLDEAAARAIRQGASGFLLKDAEPEFLLAAIRTVHAGSAVIAAAATQELFAAFPTAAAPPPPSWGTLTDREREIFVHAARGLSNAEIAAAEFLSEATVKTHVSRILAKLSLRDRVQLVVFAHRHGLV from the coding sequence ATGACCGACGAGGCGATCCGCGTCGTGCTGGTGGACGACCAGGCGCTGTTCCGCGCCGGGATCCGCATGATGGTCGACTCGCAGCCCGATCTGCGCGTCGTCGGTGAGGCCGGTGACGGACGCGAGGGCGTCGGGGTCGTCCGTCGTGCGCGGCCGGACGTCGTGCTCATGGACATCCGGATGCCGGTGCTCGACGGGATCGCCGCGACCACCGAGCTGCTGGGCGACCCGGACCCGCCGCGCATCATCATGCTGACGACCTTCGACCTCGACGAGGCGGCGGCGCGCGCCATCCGTCAGGGTGCGAGCGGCTTCCTCCTGAAGGATGCGGAGCCGGAGTTCCTGCTCGCTGCGATCCGCACGGTCCATGCCGGCTCCGCCGTGATCGCCGCGGCGGCGACGCAGGAGCTGTTCGCGGCCTTCCCGACCGCGGCCGCCCCGCCGCCGCCCTCCTGGGGCACCCTGACCGATCGCGAGCGCGAGATCTTCGTGCACGCCGCCCGGGGCCTGTCGAACGCGGAGATCGCGGCGGCGGAGTTCCTCTCGGAGGCCACCGTCAAGACGCACGTGAGCCGCATCCTCGCCAAGCTGTCGTTGCGGGACCGCGTGCAGCTCGTCGTCTTCGCCCACCGCCACGGCCTCGTCTAG
- a CDS encoding sensor histidine kinase, which produces MFRSLSWPQRLFDVVIAVGFFLGFGVMIGRIDGMTVGQGLLASLLLSAALAVRRLSPVLALAAAWAAAILQMAMGLTPLPSDVAILGVLYAAAAYGSWTVFWLGLASSFVGAATISWYLVLLMPAVQGGHAGDPVSAFLVLLAALFALLLSWTAGALVRATRRARENREAQLRAEDEMAAEQERVRIARDMHDIVAHSLAVVIAQADGARYAAAADPAVADTALRTISSTARAALGDVRLLLTQLRHRQGDGPQPSLADLDDLFAQVQSTGIDLRVEIAPPAPADAPAAVQLAVYRIVQEALTNALRHGAPGPVHVRLAWHPGELELEVRNARDPIVARGAGHGIIGMSERAALVGGTLEAAPAGAEAFAVTARIPWQVAA; this is translated from the coding sequence ATGTTCCGCTCCCTGTCGTGGCCGCAGCGCCTGTTCGACGTGGTGATCGCGGTCGGGTTCTTCCTCGGCTTCGGCGTGATGATCGGCCGCATCGACGGGATGACGGTGGGGCAAGGACTCCTCGCCTCCCTGCTGCTGTCGGCAGCGCTCGCCGTCCGGCGGCTCTCGCCCGTGCTCGCGCTCGCCGCCGCCTGGGCCGCGGCGATCCTCCAGATGGCGATGGGGCTCACGCCGCTGCCGAGCGACGTCGCGATCCTCGGGGTGCTGTACGCGGCGGCGGCCTACGGCTCGTGGACCGTGTTCTGGCTCGGGCTCGCCTCGTCGTTCGTGGGCGCCGCGACGATCTCGTGGTACCTCGTGCTGCTCATGCCCGCCGTGCAGGGCGGGCACGCCGGCGACCCGGTGAGCGCCTTCCTCGTCCTCCTCGCGGCGCTGTTCGCGCTCCTCCTGTCGTGGACCGCGGGTGCTCTCGTGCGTGCGACGCGGCGGGCGCGCGAGAACCGGGAGGCCCAGCTGCGCGCGGAGGACGAGATGGCGGCGGAGCAGGAGCGGGTGCGCATCGCCCGCGACATGCACGACATCGTCGCGCACTCGCTCGCTGTCGTCATCGCGCAGGCCGACGGCGCTCGCTATGCCGCCGCGGCGGATCCCGCGGTCGCGGACACGGCGCTGCGGACGATCTCCTCGACCGCCCGCGCGGCGCTCGGCGACGTCCGCCTCCTCCTGACGCAGCTGCGTCACCGGCAGGGCGACGGCCCCCAGCCGAGCCTCGCCGATCTCGACGACCTGTTCGCACAGGTCCAGTCGACGGGAATCGACCTGCGCGTCGAGATCGCCCCGCCCGCTCCGGCCGACGCGCCCGCCGCGGTGCAGCTGGCGGTCTACCGGATCGTGCAGGAGGCGCTCACGAACGCGCTCCGCCACGGTGCGCCGGGCCCCGTGCACGTCCGTCTGGCCTGGCATCCCGGCGAGCTCGAGCTGGAGGTCCGCAACGCGCGCGATCCGATCGTCGCGCGGGGCGCCGGGCACGGGATCATCGGGATGTCCGAGCGCGCCGCGCTCGTCGGCGGGACGCTGGAGGCCGCGCCCGCCGGAGCCGAGGCGTTCGCGGTGACCGCCCGCATCCCGTGGCAGGTGGCGGCATGA